In Bradyrhizobium sp. WBOS07, the genomic window CACGAGGATCAGCTGCTCGTGACCTTCGGGCTCGGCATCTGCTTCGTCGAGCTGGTGCGCCTGATGTTCTCGAGCCAATCGCAGATTGTGCCGCCGCCGGCGCTGTTCCAGGGCATCACCAATCTCGGCTTCATGTTCTATCCCACCTACCGCCTCGCCGTGGTCGGCATCGTCGCGGTCGCGCTCGGAGCCCTGTTCCTGGTGCTCTACCGGACCCGACTCGGCATGATCGTGCGCGCCGGCATCGAAGATTCCGTGATGGTCGATTCGCTCGGCATCAACGTCTACCGCGTCTTCATGGTGGTGTTCGGCATCGGTGCGATGGCCGCCGGCTTTGCCGGCATCGTCAACGCTCCCGTGGTGTCGCTGACACCCGGCATCGGCGACGACATCCTGGTGCAGACCTTCGTGGTGGTGGTGATCGGCGGCGTCGGCTCCTTCCCCGGCGCGATCCTCGGCGGCCTGATCGCCGGCGAGATCATCAGCGTCACCTCCATGTTCAACCCCGGCTATGCCTATGTGATGCTGTTTGCGGTCATGACGCTCGTGCTCGTGGTGCGACCGCATGGCCTGCTCGGCGTCCAGGGCCGCGAATAAGCGATTCCAGAAATGCTCAAGCAACGCCCTTTCCTGATCGAGACCCTGACCGCGATCGGATTGATCGCAGCGCCCTTCGTGCTGCCTCATCTCGGCTTCGCGCCCAACACCGTGAATCGGATCCTGGTCTGGGGCCTGTTTGGCCTCGGCTTCGACATCCTGTTCGGGTTCACCGGCCTGTTGTCGTTCGGCCAGTCCGCGTTCTATGGCACCGGCGGCTTCGTCGCGGCCTATCTCCTGACCCGCGCGGGTTTCGGCAACGTGCTGGGTGCACTGATCATCGGCATGGTCGCGGCCGCCGCGACCGGCTACCTGGTCGGCCTGATCGCGCTGCGCCGCACCGGCATCTATTTCGCCATGATCACGGTGGCGATCGCGCAGGTCTTCTTCTTCGTCGAGTTCAATCCGCTCTCGGATTTCACCGGCGGCGAAAACGGCCTGCCCGGCGTGCCGACGCCGAGCTTCAATCTCGGCTTCACCACCATTCACTTCACCAATGGCTGGTCGCTCTATCAATTCATCGCGCTGTGCTACCTCGTCGGCGTCATCATCGCGCTCAGGATCGTCCGCTCGCCAGTCGGCGCCATTTTCAGCGCGATCCGGGACAATCCGCTGCGCGCCACGGCAGTCGGCCACAACATCCACGGCTACAAGCTGACCGCCTTCGTGATCGCTGCCGCCTATGCGGGGTTCGCCGGCGGCCTGCTCGGCGTGCTCCAGGCCTTCATGCCGCCCGACGCCTTCACCTTCGAGACCTCCGGCCAGTTGGTGATGCAGACTGCCATTGGCGGCAGAGGCACGCTGTTCGGGCCGCTGGTCGGCGCAACAGTCTGGCTGTTCCTTCAGGACTTCCTTCAATCCGCGCTCGGCTTAGGCGCCGCCTGGAAGCTGGTGCTCGGTGTCGTGTTCGTGCTGCTGGTCTGCTTCCTGCGCGGCGGCATCATCGGTGGGATTGCCGATCTCTACCGCCTCGCATCCGGCAGGCGCAAGCGAGCGGAAGCCGAGGGTGAAGCAGTCGCGGCAGAGGCCGAGGCGAGACAGCAACCTCCGCCATCGCCGATGCTGGCCAAGGAGGTCGAGCACCCCGCCTATTCCGGACCGATCCT contains:
- a CDS encoding branched-chain amino acid ABC transporter permease codes for the protein MISWPNLVSQLFNGLALGALLALISSGLTIIYGTLGVLNLAHGAMFMIGGYAGLVAYQYTESFIIAVIAGSLFVMLLGVAMERLIIRHFYHRPHEDQLLVTFGLGICFVELVRLMFSSQSQIVPPPALFQGITNLGFMFYPTYRLAVVGIVAVALGALFLVLYRTRLGMIVRAGIEDSVMVDSLGINVYRVFMVVFGIGAMAAGFAGIVNAPVVSLTPGIGDDILVQTFVVVVIGGVGSFPGAILGGLIAGEIISVTSMFNPGYAYVMLFAVMTLVLVVRPHGLLGVQGRE
- a CDS encoding branched-chain amino acid ABC transporter ATP-binding protein/permease, yielding MLKQRPFLIETLTAIGLIAAPFVLPHLGFAPNTVNRILVWGLFGLGFDILFGFTGLLSFGQSAFYGTGGFVAAYLLTRAGFGNVLGALIIGMVAAAATGYLVGLIALRRTGIYFAMITVAIAQVFFFVEFNPLSDFTGGENGLPGVPTPSFNLGFTTIHFTNGWSLYQFIALCYLVGVIIALRIVRSPVGAIFSAIRDNPLRATAVGHNIHGYKLTAFVIAAAYAGFAGGLLGVLQAFMPPDAFTFETSGQLVMQTAIGGRGTLFGPLVGATVWLFLQDFLQSALGLGAAWKLVLGVVFVLLVCFLRGGIIGGIADLYRLASGRRKRAEAEGEAVAAEAEARQQPPPSPMLAKEVEHPAYSGPILKATGLTKRYGGLVANSDIDFSVNQGELRGIIGPNGAGKSTFFKMLTCEIAPTSGQIVFEGRDITGLKVTEVCQLGLTKSYQVNQLFTGLTVRQNLTIAALADLRGKFRLDLFRKLSSVKGLDEQVEHTLALVNLTRRADTPVSELAYGEKRRLEIGLALATSPRLLLLDEPLAGMSPRERVETVKLLKSIARGRTMIIIDHDMDSLFELVERVTVLQEGRVLVSGSPEEIKTNAAVQEAYLGGVHGEIAA